One Drechmeria coniospora strain ARSEF 6962 chromosome 01, whole genome shotgun sequence genomic region harbors:
- a CDS encoding C2 domain containing protein encodes MVAVDDSNASPTGMTQGQNGSGEPAEHHKLPSALKESVKEKANKAKAKQKPPGGFDTTPLPDAPPGYTVRFCFCGASNLPPADFSTISSDPFLTATLKASNPKRHKEDPDLVHRTRTLRRTTEPEWNEEWIVANVPASGFTLKCRLYDEDSPDKDDRLGNVTIKVPHISDKWEGMPPPGQAFGAKKRMMSKRAFLVKGVATIFSKDAHMTPRLTVSMEILGRSDAPHAQMHTLGPTRWIKHFSPMIGRLTGTKVNTDEEEDQNGSAGEGSKGNAKGKSQKYDLLLVPSFQANEMQLQGPVPPELYHRYVQFRPIIGAMFASKGLRGKILNKALHKQHNRVYNFDPSTEYGDFEPCSEQASLQFLRLVHFDEGARTFTYVLTLDGLLRFTETGKEFGIDMLSKHTMHSNVETYIACSGEFLVRRLHHADRPDDPQSKEKSQPGSEIEGGPPKQEAPLDPSMYQLVIDNDSGTYRPDKSILPELKRFLQKNLPGLGIVAMHWEDEKLQKIKETQRETKKKEGRAINLVMNRSRSSISSAESELADRDGRWEQGQKSKREAAFEALEDPHKIKDAVAAITHHHSLRVRRSQQV; translated from the exons atggtcgccgtcgacgacagcaATGCATCGCCCACGGGGATGACGCAAGGCCAAAACGGTAGCGGTGAGCCTGCCGAGCACCACAAGTTGCCCTCGGCCTTGAAAGAATCGGTCAAGGAAAAGGCAAACAAGGCAAAGGCAAAGCAGAAACCGCCGGGAGGGTTCGACACGACGCCTCTCCCGGACGCGCCCCCCGGTTACACGGTCcgcttctgcttctgcgGTGCCTCCAACCTGCCGCCTGCCGACTTCAGCACCATATCCTCGGATCCCTTTCTCACGGCGACCCTGAAGGCGTCGAACCCCAAAAGACACAAGGAGGACCCGGATCTCGTGCACCGGACCCGCACCCTGCGGCGAACAACCGAGCCCGAATGGAACGAGGAATGGATCGTCGCAAACGTGCCGGCCTCCGGCTTCACCCTCAAGTGCCGGCTGTACGACGAGGATTCGCCTGACAAGGACGACCGTCTCGGAAACGTGACCATAAAAGTCCCCCACATCTCCGACAAGTGGGAGGGGATGCCTCCGCCGGGCCAGGCGTTTGGTGCCAAGAAGCGCATGATGAGCAAGCGAGCCTTCCTCGTCAAGGGCGTCGCCACCATCTTCAGCAAAGACGCGCACATGACGCCAAGACTGACGGTCAGCATGGAGATTCTCGGACGGTCGGATGCACCACACGCCCAGATGCATACCCTCGGTCCGACGCGATGGATCAAGCACTTCAGTCCCATGATCGGCCGCCTCACGGGCACAAAGGTCAacaccgacgaggaggaggatcaGAACGggagcgccggcgagggcagcAAGGGAAATGCAAAGGGCAAGAGCCAGAAATACGA TCTGCTCCTCGTGCCCAGCTTCCAAGCGAACGAGATGCAGCTGCAAGGCCCCGTACCCCCCGAGCTCTACCACCGATACGTCCAGTTCCGGCCCATCATAGGCGCCATGTTCGCCTCCAAGGGGCTCCGCGGCAAGATACTGAACAAGGCGCTCCACAAGCAGCACAACAGAGTCTACAACTTTGACCCGTCGACCGAGTACGGCGATTTCGAGCCGTGCTCGGAGCAGGCGTCCCTCCAGTTCCTGCGCCTCGTCCACTTCGACGAAGGCGCCCGCACCTTCACCTACGTTCtgaccctcgacggcctgctgcGCTTCACCGAGACGGGCAAGGAATTCGGCATCGACATGCTGAGCAAGCACACGATGCATTCCAACGTCGAAACCTACATTGCCTGCTCGGGCGAGTTTCTCGTCCGACGACTGCACCACGCCGACCGGCCCGACGACCCGCAGTCGAAGGAGAAGTCGCAGCCCGGGTCGGAGATTGAGGGCGGGCCGCCGAAGCAGGAAGCTCCTCTCGACCCGTCCATGTACCAACTCGTCATCGACAACGACTCCGGAACGTACAGACCCGACAAGTCGATCCTGCCGGAGCTCAAACGCTTTCTCCAGAAGAACCTGCCCGGTCTCGGCATCGTGGCCATGCACTGGGAGGATGAGAAGCTGCAAAAGATCAAGGAGACGCAGCGcgagacgaagaagaaggagggTCGGGCCATCAACCTTGTGATGAaccgcagccgcagcagcatcagctccgccgagagcgagctcgccgaccgcGACGGTAGGTGGGAGCAGGGGCAGAAGAGCAAGCGCGAGGCAGCATTCGAGGCGCTCGAAGATCCGCACAAGATCAAGGATGCTGTTGCTGCCATTACTCATCATCATTCGCTGCGAGTTCGACGCAGCCAACAGGTATGA
- a CDS encoding G-patch domain protein: MRRTREQDDEDDDIPLHRKKPFGAGLKRKRVEFVPATDADSGISPSGSAAADKGLAIGDLYARVVLGNRSASGSGSVSGTDAQAATAGVELASVCSVCSLPITTSIRQHEASLAHQVSLAHSHPPSGLDRSRMGLRALQLQGWDPDARRGLGAEGDGLRFPIKVAAKDDQLGIGAASQAPNKADGKQDVSQARRQMSAKERKALALQERQKADRLQAEMYGSLDVESILRGNGADNDI; this comes from the coding sequence ATgcgacggacgagggagcaagacgatgaagatgatgaCATTCCTCTGCACCGCAAGAAACCATTCGGAGCTGGCCTGAAGCGGAAGCGAGTCGAGTTTGTGCCCGCCACCGATGCTGATTCCGGAATCTCGCCCTCtgggtcggcggcggcggacaaAGGACTCGCCATCGGCGATCTCTATGCCAGAGTCGTCCTAGGCAACCGGTCCGCCTCCGGCTCCGGTTCCGTCTCCGGCACTGACGCGCaggcagcgacggcgggcgtGGAACTGGCGTCTGTTTGCTCCGTCTGCTCGCTCCCGATCACGACATCGATCCGGCAGCATGAAGCATCGCTCGCCCACCAGGTCAGCCTAGCGCACTCACACCCGCCCTCCGGTCTGGATCGAAGCCGTATGGGACTACGGGCGCTCCAGCTGCAAGGCTGGGACCCTGATGCGCGCCGCGGGCTCGGAGCAGAGGGCGATGGATTACGATTCCCCATCAAGGTTGCCGCCAAGGACGAccagctcggcatcggcgccgcgtCACAGGCTCCGAACAAGGCCGATGGGAAACAGGACGTGTCGCAAGCACGGAGGCAAATGTCAGCCAAGGAGAGAAAGGCGTTGGCCTTGCAAGAGCGGCAAAAGGCCGACCGACTGCAAGCCGAGATGtacggcagcctcgacgtcgagagcATTCTACGGGGGAACGGTGCCGACAATGACATCTAG
- a CDS encoding hypothetical protein (related to syntaxin-binding protein sec1-like protein) → MGLSVIQEQHDVILQEIKNITQGDVRTDPPGSASPDDQMANEGSRQWKCLVIDETSQKILDNAVKEDDILNNNIATIERIEDRREPNPDMDAIYLLTPQPHIVDCLLADFDRRRYRRAYLLWTSLLNPNLRRRLDDFPAIRQLRASSKTLFIDFYPRESHLVTFRDPWSFPMLYHPSCNPLVPKHMQAMAQRASQTMPCIAGICITLGEYPKVRYYRPKNAFHEACVLSSHLARFVQEELDGYAQWDPNFPPPSNRPQANLIITDRSMDLMAPLIHEFSYQAMAHDVLPIKEADKVTFHTTINQGTREEEEKDMELGEKDKIWVDNRHRHMKDTIDQLMGDFQKFLDQNPHFTDENADATNLGAIRDMLAGLPQFQEMKEAYSLHLTMAQECMNKFQHNKLLDIASIEQTLSTGLDEDFRKPKNMLESTVRLLDDDAIMPSDRLRLIITYILYRGGVITEDIQKLLTHASLPPHDAEALTNMELLGGKTSHALKQPRQPLQPLFPIDPKTAQTSEEYSLSRFEPALKSMLEALVKGTLDQVVFPYVKPPLDPNEDLLAAQGGSLRAGRPNWAAAGRRPPENRQRIIVFMAGGATYSESRACYEVSRERSRDIVLATSHMLTPQLFVRQVADLSRDKRHLDLPMERPKPRAPAHLFERPAPPPVRHPSPGHGAPPRTAAGAVPGGRTLPPPPGGLPNRPAPPPGPALPPTQSMASMNLHSAPPTLVKKDDGKNHKEKKRRNFLGMKK, encoded by the exons ATGGGGCTGTCTGTGATCCAAGAGCAGCATGATG TCATCCTCCAGGAGATCAAGAACATCACGCAAGGCGACGTGCGTACCGACCCCCCAGGCTCAGCCTCGCCCGACGACCAGATGGCTAACGAGGGAAGTCGACAGTGGAAATGCTTGGTAATTGATGAGACCTCCCAGAAGATCCTCGACAATGCCGTCAAGGAAGATGATATCCTCAACAACAATATCGCCA CCATCGAACGCATCGAGGACCGTCGCGAACCCAACCCCGACATGGATGCCATATACCTGCTCACCCCGCAGCCTCACATCGTCGActgcctcctcgccgacttTGACCGTCGACGCTACCGCAGGGCCTACTTGCTGTGGACCTCCCTCCTGAACCCCAACCTGCGGAGACGGCTCGACGACTTCCCAGCCATCAGGCAACTGCGCGCAAGCTCCAAGACGCTCTTCATCGATTTTTATCCCCGAGAATCTCACCTCGTCACGTTTCGCGACCCCTGGAGCTTCCCGATGCTCTACCATCCGTCCTGCAACCCATTGGTTCCCAAGCATATGCAAGCCATGGCTCAGCGGGCAAGTCAAACGATGCCCTGC ATTGCCGGCATCTGCATAACGCTGGGTGAATACCCCAAAGTCCGATATTACCGGCCCAAGAACGCCTTCCATGAGGCTTGCGTTCTATCATCACACCTCGCGAGGTTCGTGCAGGAGGAGCTGGACGGTTATGCACAGTGGGATCCCAATTTCCCACCACCGTCGAACCGACCGCAGGCCAACCTCATCATCACCGACCGTTCCATGGACCTCATGGCCCCTCTGATCCATGAGTTTTCCTACCAGGCCATGGCACATGACGTCCTTCCCATCAAGGAGGCCGACAAGGTAACCTTCCACACCACCATCAACCAGGGCAcgcgagaggaggaggaaaaggatATGGAACTTGGCGAAAAGGACAAAATATGGGTGGATaatcggcatcggcacaTGAAGGACACCATCGACCAACTCATGGGCGACTTTCAAAAGTTCCTTGACCAGAACCCCCACTTTACCGACGAAAACGCCGATGCGACGAATCTGGGCGCCATCAGGGACATGCTGGCGGGCCTCCCGCAGTTTCAGGAGATGAAGGAAGCCTACTCGCTCCATCTCACCATGGCGCAGGAGTGCATGAACAAGTTCCAGCACAACAAGCTGCTCGACATTGCCTCGATCGAGCAGACCCTGTCCACCGGGCTCGACGAAGATTTTAGGAAACCGAAGAACATGCTCGAGTCGACGGTGCGCctgctggacgacgacgccatcatgCCATCCGATCGTCTGCGTCTCATCATAACATACATTCTCTACCGTGGCGGTGTCATCACGGAGGATATACAGAAGCTGCTGACGCACGCATCCCTGCCACCCCATGACGCAGAGGCGCTGACCAACAtggagctcctcggcggcaaaACATCGCACGCCCTGAAGCAGCCGCGACAACCACTGCAGCCGCTGTTTCCCATCGATCCGAAGACGGCCCAGACGAGCGAGGAATACAGCCTCTCTCGGTTCGAACCGGCGCTCAAGTCGATGCTGGAAGCCCTCGTCAAGGGAACCTTGGACCAAGTCGTTTTCCCATACGTGAAGCCCCCGCTGGACCCTAACGAGGACCTGCTGGCTGCACAGGGGGGCTCGCTGCGGGCAGGTCGGCCGAATTGGGCTGCCGCTGGTCGCCGACCGCCGGAAAATCGACAGCGCATCATCGTCTTCATGGCGGGCGGAGCCACCTACAGCGAAAGCCGTGCCTGTTACGAAGTGAGCAGGGAACGGAGCCGAGACATCGTTCTCGCCACTTCACACATGCTCACGCCGCAGCTCTTCGTCCGTCAGGTGGCCGATCTCAGCCGCGACAAGAGACATCTTGACCTTCCCATGGAGCGCCCCAAGCCTCGCGCTCCAGCACACCTCTTTGAGCGCCCCGCGCCACCCCCCGTCCGGCATCCGTCGCCGGGCCACGGCGCGCCTCCGCGAACTGCGGCCGGTGCAGTCCCAGGGGGTCGAACCcttccgcctcctcctggaGGACTTCCCAACCGACCGGCCCCCCCGCCTGGGCCTGCCTTGCCGCCTACGCAGTCGATGGCTTCCATGAACCTCCACTCGGCGCCTCCCACTCTGGTGAAGAAGGATGATGGCAAGAATCacaaggagaagaagcgcAGGAACTTTCTGGGTATGAAGAAGTAG